AATCCTAACGAAATTCCACAGATCAAGAAAATCGTTGTCAACATCGGCCAAGGCGAAGCCGTTCAGAACCATAAGATTCTGGAAGGCGCTGTGGCAGACCTTGAGAAAATCACAGGTCAAAAAGCTGTGACAACCAAATCCAAGAAAGCGATCGCAGGCTTTAAGCTGCGTGCTGGCTTGCCCATCGGCTGTAGCGTGACCCTGCGTCGTCAGCGCATGTACGAGTTCCTTGACCGTCTTATCAACGTGTCAATCCCTCGTATCCGCGACTTCCGCGGTTTCTCGCCCAAGGCTTTTGATGGTCGCGGCAACTATACTCTCGGCGTGAAAGAGCAGATCATTTTCCCAGAGATCGAATACGATAAAGTCGATCGTATCCGCGGTCTGGGTATCACGATCGTGATGAGCGCCAAGAACGATATCGAAGCCAAGGCGCTGTTGGAAAAGTTCAACTTCCCCTTCAGAAAAAGCTAAGGAGCGACCATGGCTAAGAAATCAATGATCGAAAAAGCTAAGCGCACGCCGAAGTTCTCGACTCGCGCTTATACTCGATGCAACAAATGCGGTCGGCCAAAAGCCGTTTTCCGTAAGTTCGGGATCTGTCGTATCTGCTTCCGGCAAATGGCCTTGAATGGTCTGCTGGCCGGCGTGACAAAAGCATCCTGGTAACAGAGCAGTCGGAGAAGAGAGACGATGCAAGTTAATGATCCAATCGCAGACCTTTTGACACGAGTTCGGAACGCACAAAAAGCGGGTCATGAAGTCGTGAGCGTACCAGCCTCGAAGATGAAGATCGCCATCGCTCATATCCTGCGCGAAGAAGGCTTCGTACGTAATTACAAAGCCATTCGTGACAATAAGCAAGGCATTCTGAAGATTGCCCTCGCCTATTCGGAAGATGGCAAGCCTGGTATCCGTACAATCGAACGTCAGAGCACAGCTTCCCGTCGCCTTTACGTGACGGCTGACAAGCTTCCCTACGTGAAGAGCGGTTTCGGTGTCGGTATCCTTTCGACCTCGAAAGGTATCATGACCGATCGCGATGCTCGTAAGCTTAATATCGGTGGCGAGTATATCTGCTCCGTCTTTTAATAGAGGTTATATATGTCACGCATAGGTAAACAGCCGATCACGGTCCCAAGCGGGGTCGAGGTTAAAATAGAGGGCTCACTTATTAAAGTGAAAGGCCCCAAAGGCAAACTGGAAAGAGCCCTTCACCGTTCGATCAAGGTCGCTCAGGAAGGTTCTACGCTGAACGTTAGTCCAGTGGCTGACACCAAAGAAAACAAGAAATTCCATGGCCTTACCCGCACTCTGATCGCCAACATGATCGAAGGTTGCCAAAAGGGCTATGAAAGACGTCTGACTCTCGTCGGCGTAGGTTATCGCGGTGCGAAGCAGGGCAAAGGTTTGAACCTTTCTCTGGGTTACAGTCATCCTGTTTACTTCGAAGCTGTTGAAGGCGTCGATCTGAACGTTGACAAGAACACCACCATTATCGTCACCGGCGCCTCGAAAGAGAACGTTGGCGAGACAGCCGCGAAAATCCGCTCGTTGCGTCCACCTGAGCCGTACCACGGTAAAGGCGTCCGCTACGAAAGCGAGAAGATCGTCACCAAAGTTGGTAAATCTGGCGGTAAGAAATAACGGGGTAGGATTGCGTCATGGCAAGCACAAATTCGAAATATGCGCAGCGTAATAAGCGCAAGACCAGGATCCGTAAAAAGATCTTTGGAACGACTGAACGTCCCCGTCTGAGCGTATTCCGCTCGGCCCGGCACGTTTACGCTCAGGTGATCGATGACACTAAAGGCGTGACTCTGGCTCACGTTCACAGCTTCAAAAAAGGCAGCGAAGAGCGGGCTGACAAAGCTGTTTGTGCTGAACTTGGCAAAAAGCTGGCAGAAGCCTGCAAGGCCAAGAACATTACAAAAGTTGTGTTTGATAAAAACGGTTATGCTTATCACGGCCGGATCATGGCTTTGGCCGAAGGTGCCCGTGAAGGTGGCCTGGATTTCTAAGAGTCATGCTGGAGGCATAAGTCAGTGGCTAAAGAAATAGGAATTAAAGATAACAAGCGCGAAGACAGACGTGATCGTCAAGACAAGCGCGACCGTGACCAAGGTAACACTGCTGGTGAAGACAACCTGCAAGACAGAGTTGTGAACATCGCCCGCGTTGCCAAAGTTGTTAAAGGTGGTCGTCGCTTCAGCTTCTCGGCTCTGATCGTCGTCGGCGATAGCAAAGATAAAGTGGGCTTCGGTCTTGGCAAAGCCAACGAGGTTCCTGATGCGATTCGTAAGGGATCGGATCAAGCGAAGAAGAACATGATCACTGTTCGTAAGAACGGTGGAACGATTCCTTTCGAAGTCGTCGGCAAGTACGGCTCCGCTACGGTTCTGATGTATCCTGCCAAAAAAGGTAAGGGCATCATCGCTGGTGGTGCAGTGCGTATCATCGCAGAACTCGCAGGGATTCAGGACATCGTGTGTAAGGTCCATGGTACACGTAACCACCAGAACGTGGTTCGCGCTGTGATCAACGGCCTGCAGCAGCTGGAAAGCCTGGAAGAGTATGCGAAGAACCGCGGTAAGGAAGCCCATGAGGTTTACCAGGTTCGTCACGCGCAAGCACAAGCTTAATTTAACGCGCTAGGCGGAGTTCCCCTATGTCGAAGATTATTGTCAGACAAACCCGGAGCCTGATCGGCAACAACCCGAACAATCGCAAGGTCGTTCGCGCTCTCGGTCTGGGCCGGATTGGCAAAACGAAGGTCCATAAGGATAACAATTGCATCCGCGGGATGATCAACAAAGTCCGCCATCTCGTCGAGTACGAGTTGGTAAACGACTAAGGATGCTTAAGTGGAGTCTATCATGAAGTCGTTGGAAAATTTGCATCCAGCCCCCGGATCGAACAAGAACAAGAAGCGTCTTGGTCGCGGTCCTGGTAGCGGTAAAGGCGGCACTTCGGGTAAAGGCCATAAAGGTCAAAAAGCCCGTAAGAGCGGTAACGTCCGCGCCGGTTTCGAGGGTGGTCAAACCCCTATGTACCGTCGTCTGCCCAAACGCGGTTTTAAAAATCCTTCTCGGATTGAATACAATCCGATAAACTTGGATGCTCTAAACGCTTTTGACGCGGGTACCGTGGTAACCGCAGAGTTGTTGGCTCAAGGTGGATTGTTGCGCAAGCCTGATATGCCCGTTAAGCTCCTTGGTCGCGGCCAGCTGACCAAAGCCTTGACTATCAAGCTCCACAAAACAAGTGGCGCAGCAAAAGCAGCAGTGGAAAAGGCAGGCGGTAAAGTTGAGGAGATCTAATAGTGGGACAGCGGATATCATCTCTGCCTGAGGTGACACTCAATCATTTGACCAAGAAGATCCTGTTTACTCTGGGCTTCTTGGCTCTCTACCGGATTGGGGTGCACGTTCCGATCCCGGGGGTCAATTCGGAGGCTTTGGCTGAGTTTTTCAGAAGCCAAGGCGCCAACCTCTTTGGCATGTTTAACATGTTCTCAGGTGGTGCCCTCGAAAGGTTCAGTATTTTTGCCTTAGGCGTGATGCCCTATATCTCGGCCTCTATTATCGCTCAGCTTTTGACCGTTATTGTTCCCCACCTGGAGGCGCTTTCGAAAGAAGGCGAAGCCGGTCGTAAGAAAATCACTCAGTACACGCGTTACGGCACGATCGTGATCGCTCTGGTTCAGGGCTTCATGATCGCGCGGACGCTGTCGACTTCCTCGATGGGGACGGGCGCTTTTGTGACCGATCCCAGTACGAGTTGGGCTGTGCTGACAGCCATTTCCTTGACCGCTGGTACCGCCTTCGTTATGTGGTTGGGTGAGCAGATCACCGAGCGCGGCGTGGGTAACGGTATCTCGCTCATCATCTTCTGCGGTATCGTGGCCGGTTTGCCTAAGGTTATCGGTAACACGTTCGAGAAGTTCAACAGCTCCGAAATGGACCTTGCCCATATCGCTATCCTTCTGCTCATCGTGATTGCCGTCACCGCAGGTGTGGTCTTCATGGAACAGGGTGCGCGTCAGGTGCCGGTTCAGTACGCAAAACGTCAGGTTGGCAATCGGGTTTACGGCGGACAGACTTCGCATCTGCCCATTCGTATCAACACCGCAGGTGTGATTCCTCCGATCTTTGCCAGCTCGCTTCTGCAGATTCCTGTGACGGTGGCTCAGTTCGCCAAAACCGGTCTTTTTGCAAGCGTCGTGGGAACGGTTTTGATCCCAGGCGGGTGGCTCTACAATGTGCTGTACCTGTCGATGATCATCTTCTTCTCATTCTTCTACACGTCGATTCAGTTCAAGCCCGACGATATCGCGGAAAACCTGAAGAAGCATGGTGGCTTCATTCCTGGTATCCGTCCTGGTGCTCGAACCTCGGAATATTTGGGTAAGATTATCAATCGTCTGACCCTGACCGGTGCTCTTTATCTGAGTGCGATCTGTTTGATCCCCTCATTGATCACCGATAGTTTCAACGTTCAGTTCTACTTCGGTGGAACCAGCCTTCTGATTATCGTAGGTGTGGCGTTGGAAACATTTAGACAGATTGACGCGCACCGCCAGTCTCTCCGTTACGAGGCGTTCATGAAGAACACAAGTATCAGGAGCAGAGGAGGCCGGCGTTGATAGTCATCCTTACGGGCGCCCCAGGCGCAGGCAAGGGAACTCAAGCTGACCTTCTCGCCGAGCGGGAAGGTTTTAAGAAGATATCCACCGGCGATGCCCTCCGTAAGCAAATCAGGGAAGGCACCGAGATCGGCAACAAGGCCAAGTCCATTATGGCCGAAGGCAAGCTGGTCCCCGATGATGTCCTTCTTGGCATCCTGAAGGCGGAGCTGGACGCAGCGCGCGGTTTTCCCATCCTTTTGGATGGTTATCCTCGCAACGTGGCGCAAGCGAAGGCCCTTCAGGAGTTGGTCGGTAAAGAAGGCGTACGCGGCGCGGTTCATCTTGAAGTCGATCCTAATGCGTTGGTTCAGCGTATTAGTGGCCGTAGGACCTGTGTCAACTGTGGTGCGAGCTACCACGTGACCACAAGCCCTCCTAAAAAGGATGGCATCTGTGATCGCTGTGGATCAGGTGTTATACAGCGCCCTGATGACACAGAAGAGAAGGTGAAGGTCCGTCTGGGTGTTTACGAGAGTGAAACCCGTCCGGTTCTTGATTTTTACAAGAACCTTGGCCTCTACCATCGTGTTGACGGCAACGGAACGACGGAAAGTGTGTATAAGGCTCTCGCTGCTCAGCTTCGTTCGCTCGCCTGAGCGAAGCAGTTGTGGGTTCTGGGAATCAGCGGTTTTCACTTGCTGAACCAGGGGCAAGTGTGTAAAGTTTCGCATCTGTCAACCCTGGGCGGGCATTCAGGCGTAAATCCGAGGAAGGCTATATGGCCAAGGAAGATGTTATCGAGGTCGAAGGGGTTGTGAAAGAGCCACTCCCCAATGCGATGTTCAAGGTTGAACTCGAAAACGGCCATGAAGTTCTGGCTCATATTAGCGGCAAAATGCGTATGCACTTCATTCGCATCCTGCCCGGTGACAAGGTCAAACTGGAGATCTCTCCGTATGATCTGGGTCGTGGAAGAATAGTTTACCGCGCAAAGTAAAAGAATAGGGCGGGCACAGCGAAGGATGACGACGCAAATCGTGCCCTAGTCATACGAGAGGGTTCTTGATGAAAGTTAGAGCAAGTGTGAAGCCTATCTGTGATAAGTGCAAGGTCGTTCGTCGTAGTGGCGTGCTGCGCGTGATCTGTGAAGTCAAAAAGCATAAACAGAGACAGGGCTAAGGAGTTAGGGAATGGCACGTATTGCTGGTGTTGACCTTCCTGGTCAAAAAAGAGTTGATATTGCACTGACGAGCATCTACGGCATCGGCCGTCGTTCCGCTGTCGTCATCGCGGAAAAAGCTGGTATCCCTGCGACCAAGAAAGCTGCTGAACTCAGCGCTGAAGAGGTCAACTCCATCCGTAAAGTGATCGACGGTGAAGGCATTCTGGTTGAGGGTGACCTCCGCCGTGAAGTTTCGCTGAATATTAAGCGCCTCATCGACTTGGGCAATTACCGCGGTCTGCGTCATCGTAAAGGCCTTCCTGTTCGCGGTCAGCGTACAAAGACCAACGCGCGTACGCGTAAAGGTCCTCGTAAGACGATTGCTAACAAGAAGAAGTAACCGCGTTAAAAGGAATAGGTTGATATGGCAAAGGCTACTGTCGTTAAAAAGCGCAAGACGAAAAAGAACGTCCCTATGGGGGTCGCTCATATTCAAGCCACCTTTAACAATACTATCGTTACAATCACCGACCTTAACGGTGAAGTGGTGGCTTGGTCGACAGCTGGTGCCAAAGGCTTCAAGGGTTCGCGTAAAAGCACTCCCTTCGCAGCTCAGGTTGCAGCTGAAGAATGTGCCCGCAAAGCCATGGACGCCGGAATGCGTTCCATCTCGGTTTTGGTCAAGGGTCCAGGCTCGGGTCGTGAAAGCGCCGTTCGCGCTTTGTCGGCTGTCGGCCTGAAGGTCAACTTGCTGAAAGATATTACTCCGGTTCCGCATAATGGTTGCAGACCGCCAAAGCGGCGTAGGGTCTGATACGGGGCTGGATGGTCCAAGTCAGCGGCCTGATTTCGAGAAGGCCGTGATATTTCTAGACCAGCAGAAAAATGCTGGTAGAATGACAGTACTGGGCCATCAAAACAGCCGCGTTCATGGGTCGATTTCCGACGATCTCCTCTCATGAAGTCAGGTCTTATTCATCATTAACGGAATCAAGACGGAGAAGCGTTCATGCATCGCAATTGGCAAGACTTGATCACTCCTAATAACGTAGAAATTGCCGCCTTGACCGATACCTATGGCAAGTTTATTGCGAAGCCGCTCGAGCGCGGTTATGGTATCACGCTTGGTAACTCGCTGCGACGCGTGCTTCTCTCAAGCATCAATGGTGCGGCTATCGTTGCCGTCCGTATCGAAGGCGTCGATCACGAGCTGAGTACGATCACGGGCGTCAAGGAAGACGTGACAGATATTATATTGAACCTGAAGCAGGTCAATATTCGTTATTTGGGCGAAAACGACGCCCGCATTACGCTGAAATCCAAAGGCGATGGCGTTCTGCGCGCTGGTGATATTCAAGCCAGCAGCGACGTGGAAATCCTGAACCCTGAGCAGCATATTGCAACAGTCGGTGAAGACGGTTCCTTGTCGATGGAAATGATCGTGCGCCACGGCCGCGGTTATGTCTCGGCTGATGCCAACCGTACGGAATCGATCCCTACGGGTTATATTGTGACTGACTCGATCTTCGCTCCCGTTCGCCGCGTTGCCTACAACGTTTCGAACGCTCGCGTGGGTCAGATGACTGACTACGATAAACTCACGCTGGAAGTTTGGACCAATGCTGCCGTTCGGCCGGATGATGCACTGGCTTACGCTGCAAAGATTCTGAAAGAACAGCTGACGATCTTCATCAACTTTGATGAATCGGAAGAAGTGGAAGCTCGCGGTTCGGAAGAAACCATTGAAGCTCGTCCTCAATTGAACGAAAACCTGTTCAAGACGGTCGACTCGCTGGAACTGTCGGTGCGCGCTGCCAACTGTCTGGAAAACGCCAATATCAAGTATATCGGCGAGCTGGTAACGAAGACAGAGGCTGAGATGCTGAAAACCAAAAACTTTGGTCGTAAGTCGCTCAACGAGATCAAGGACATCCTGGCTGAAATGGGCCTGTCCCTTGGTATGAAGATCGACGGATTTGATCCTTCGATGCTGAGACAAAAAGAAAGCGAAAGCAATTAAAGGTTAAGAGGCTAGTTATGAGACACAAGCACGGCTATCGGAAACTCGGTCGCGATTCAGATCACCGTAGAGCACTTTTGCGGAACCTGGCCACGTCGTTGATCACCCATGAGCGTATTACAACGACTTTGCCAAAAGCCAAAGAACTGCGCCGCGTCGTTGAGAAAATGGTGACTTTGGGTAAGAAGGGCAGCTTGCACCACCGCCGTCAGGCCGGTGCCTACCTCTTCGAAAAAGAAGCTGTTGTGAAAGTCTTCGGCGACCTCGCTACCCGCTTTAAAGACCGCCAAGGCGGTTATGTGCGCATCCTGAAGCGCGGCCTTCGCGTTGGCGACGGCGCTCAGATGGCCCTGATTGAGTTCGTGGACTTCGCCCCTAAAGCGAAAACCGAAGCTCAGTAAGCAAAAGACCCGCCCTTCCCGGCGGGTTTTTTTTCGCCCAAATTCCGACAGCTCACCTGATTGGCCCAGCCTGTGGTAGAATATGCCATATGTACTGGGAGGTGGCCTATGATGTCCTTTCGCAAGCCAGGTCTGTCTTCAACCGTTCTGCTGCTCGCACTTTCAAGCATTTCCTGTCAGAAAATCCAGGGCCTCAAAGATGATATCGACATCAGAAGTTTCTCACGGACCGGAGGCACGGTCTTCGGCGAACCGTTTCAGGTCACGACCAAGCAGCTGCATTTTGATACCGGGGATCTTTTTGGAAAAGATGTGATCCTGGAAGGTGATATCCTGGAGCGGGGCGAGTCAAGCACCCACCTTGTGATGTCTGATCCCGACGGTCGCATCCTGGTGGTTCTGACTTCGGTGGATGAATCCTATCAGATTCTCGGTGAACCTTCGGTCAATCGCGTGAAAATACTGGGACGCCTGGAACGCGGAAAGAAGGGACTCCCATATCTGCTTGCGAAGGCAGTGAGGCCGGGAGTAAAGTCGTCGCAGTAGAGTGGTAGCGACGAAGGCGGAACATGACTTTATTTTTCTACGTGCTGCGGGACTTCATAAAATACGTTGTAGGGACCTTGCTGCTCTGCGTCTTTTTGTTTTTACTGTTCGACTTCATCCATAAGACCACGCGCTACATTCCCCGCTATAACCCGGAAACCGGGCTTTTGATCAAATATTATATTTATTTTCTGCCGAGCCTGATTATTCAGGCTCTGCCGATCGCTTCGCTTCTGGCTTCGGTGATTACGATGGTTCTTCTGAGTCGAACCAACGAAATCACCGCAATGCGGGCTGCCGGCATGGGCCCTTTGCGCGTGGGCCTTCCCATCGTCATCGGTGGACTGGGGCTTTGCGTCGTGGCCGTTTTTCTGGGCGAATATATCCTGCCCCGTTGGGCAGAGCGGATGCATTATGTTCAGGAAGTCCAAATCGAACGTGGGTCGGAAACTCAGATAGCCGAAGGCGCGCGCTGGGTGAAAGATGAGAACGTTCTTTATAATTTCCGTGATTACGATCCCATCACCAATGTGATGACCGGCGTGCGTGTGATCGAGACCGGCGATAACTTTCGACCGAAAAAAAGCCTGGAAGCCCGCCTTGCCACCTATCGCCCGGAAAGCACCGACTGGCTCCTGGAGGATGTTAAAATCCTATATTTCTGGCCCAAGGGCACGCTGTCCTATACCGAGCGGAAGGACGTCATGCCGGTCAGCATTCCCGTCGAGCCGGTGAAGCTTAAAAAAGAGCGTCGCTATCCTAACGAACTTTCTTCCGCCGAACTCATGGACACCATTCGTAAAGGGGCCGCATCAGGCGTTGATATCCTATCGTATCGCGTGGAGCTCCACACCAAGCTGGCCTTTCACCTTGCGCCTTTTGTGGTGTGTTTGATTGGTCTTCGCTTTGGTTATCGCTCCGAGCGAACCATGGAAACGGCGCGCGGTGTTCTGCTCGCTGTGGCCGTGGGAATGAGCTACTGGTTCTTTCTGAATGCCGCCAGAGCCCTGGCCAAGCGTGGGGTTCTGCCGCCCATACCCGCGGCCTGGTCTGCCGATGTCATCCTTCTTGCCTATTCACTGATTAATATTTGGAACCTGCAGCGCAAACGGATATGAAAACCGTGCGATTCGCTTTATCATCGGCGGCCACGAGGCCCTGATCGGTCAGCTCCCGCATGTAGCGGCGCAGAGTGCTGGCAGGAATTCGCGTCATTTCCCTTAGGCCTTCGATGGACCTTGGACCCTGCTGCAAGGCCCGAAGTATCTCTTGCCGACGCTCAAGCTGCAGGTTGGCGGGCATCGGCTCGAAAATCAGAGCCTCCAGATTCAAATGAAGTGTGCCGTGCGACTGCATCACGAGCGGGGCCATGATAAAGCGAAATTGATAGCGCAGACGTGAGACGGCATTGCGAAGTTTCTGCTTCCAGCCTTCCAGCGACGCTGTCTGACGCCACACCAGATCCTGAACATCCTGTGTGGGAAGGGTTTTCTGTGGATGCCGCAGAATCTGCTGCAAAAGACGATTCAAGACCGGATAATGGCCCAGATCAACCTTGTAAACATCGTTGATCATATAAATGCTGTGACCAAGACTCTTCAGACTCGGCGCGAAAAAATAGCGCAAAAGCCGGAGGCTGACAGCGGCCAGTTCCGGAGGTACATGCCTGGGCATACGTCCGCGGGCATGAGCCAGCCACAGGCTGACTATGCGTCGCCGCAGACGGTCCTGCGATAGACGCCGCGCGCGCCGCAGGATTTGAATGCAGTCCTGAAATTCCCCCTGCCGATACTGATGCGCGGCCTGCAGAAGCGCCCCAAAACTCTGCAGTTCGTTATAGGGCATGCTCTGCAAAAGCCTGAGTTCCTGGAACCAAAAATCCATAAGCTCGGGCTCACGACGCAGCGGATGATGATGCAGGATATGCCCCAGGAGCCTTGAACGCGCGCAGGCCGCAAGAAGGCCGTTACCCAGCCTTTCCTGTTGAAACAGCACCTTTTTTAAACCGGGAATGCTTTGTTCCCGCGAAGCCTTTTGAATTTTGGCAATGCCTTCCATGCAGTGCGTAAGCCAAAGCATTTCTGGAACATGATGAAAGAGCGGCGGTTCGGGAACACCGGAATCGGGCAGCTGACTTCGCCACAAAGCAGCGCCCAGTCCCTGTTCCGGGTTTAAGAGATAGGTCGCCACGGCCACCAGCTGGGATTGATCCTCGCTATGAGCAAGCTCATCCAGTGTTTTGCGAAGCTGGTTCTGCAGACGAATCTGATCGAACCAGCGCGCTGAAATACTGGCTATATAAAGGTGGAAGGCCAGCCCATAAACCTCTGCCAAGGGCGTTCCCAGCCAATGAAAGCCTTGACTGCGAAGAAGTCCTATGACCGTGTCATTGTCAAGCTTGCCATTCAGATAACTTACAATAGTGGCTTTCAGTTCGGTTAAACGCTGCCATTCACTCACAGCTCCCGTGCTAGGAAAACAGGCATAGAGCTCCCAGGCCTCGTCCAGCTGCTGCAGGGATGCCAGCCGATCCGCCGCGCGGACCCAGGCCACCTGCATCAGCAGATCCTCGGGAAAGCAGAGGGCCTTCTTCAGATCGTCGGCCACGCGATTCAAATCTTTCCCTGTCTGCAGGCTGAGAGCACGAAAGGCAAGATGCTCCCACTCATCCTTGAATACCCGCTGCCTGAGTCGCATCATACTCCGCTGCCAACCCTCGTAATCCTTGCAGCGTTCACGCGCGTAGCATACGAGCATTTCCTCGCGCGTTGTGAAGCGTTCTGTCTGCTGATCCGCCCAGCGGACGAGGCCACAAAAATCCCAATTGCGCAGTCGAGCTTCAATCTGCTCAAGGCGAGTCCTGTCAGCAAAGGCGGGGCGACGGTCCACACGATAAGGCGCCAAAATTTGGTGGCTCCATAATGTAAATTGCTTAAATAATTGATTTTTATACTGTTTGGAAATGGCTTCTGGATTGTTCGCTCCATCCTAGCGCTTTTCCGCGTGGAAGGCCAATTTACAACTCTTATTGCGCGGGCTTGGAGGTGCAGAAATAGGTCAAAAGAGTTGACTTTCCTGGGGGGACCTGTTAAACGTCGTTCGTTAGATTGTACGCCGTGAACCCAGGCAATACTCCACGCGAGTGACGGGGGGTTCAGCGTACTGCTTCTGCACGTCAGCTCGCAAGTACCAGCGGGCGATCGGCCCTCATGTTGACCCAAATCAATCATGGTTTATATGAATGCCTTGCTCACTGTGATGGTGCGTGCTGGGCTTTTTTATTTGTGGTGTTTGAACTATGAATCGCCAGCAATACGACAAGATTATCGACCTTATTAACCCGAAGGTTGCTCCGCTCGGCTATGAATGTGTCGAGGTTGAGTGGGATGGGACTGAGGAAACGCTTCGCGTCTACATTGACAGGCCGGAAGGCATCAAAATGGAAGACTGCCTGCGCGTCAACGATCTCTTGATCGAATCCAATGAACTCGACGCATTGGTTCCTGGCGATTATCGCCTGGAAATCAGTTCCCCCGGAATTGAACGCCCGCTCCGTACCCGTGAACATTTTTCGCGAGTGATCGGCCAAAAAATAAAGGTGCGTTTGAACGAAAGAACGCAGAACAGAATGGAAGGTGCAGGGAAGCTTCTTGGAATAGACCAGGATGATATCGTATCCTTAGAGTTGCCGGCAGGTGTCTGGAACTTTCCATTCCAAGCGATTCGCAAGGCCAATGTTGTGTTCGAGTGGTGAAAAACACTGAGCATGATGTTGGAACTACGGATCTTTTTTAACTTTTTTGACAACTTCTTGAGAAGGAACGACCGACGATGACTCTAATCGATAGTTCAGAATTAGAATCCGAGCTCCGCAAAGTCATTTCCGGCGTCAGCCGCGACAAAAATCTGGACAAAGCAGTGATCATCGACGCTCTCCAGCAGGCCGTTGTGCATGCCGCACGCCGGACTTTGGGTGCGACGGCCGACCTTGAAGCTCATTATAACGAAGAAACCGACGAAATCGAACTCTACCAGTTCCGTACTGTCGTCGATGATGACGACGTCGCCAACGAGAGTTTGGAAATCGCTTTGTCAGACGCACGGAAACTCGATTCTGAAACCGTCCTGGGTGACGCGATCGGTATTAAAATCGACACCACCAAATTCGGTCGTATCGCAGCGCAGTCGGCGAAACAAATTATCGTACAAAAAGTGCGTGACGCAGAGCGTGCGCAGGTTTTTGATGAATTCAAGGATCGCGTGGGTGAAATCCTCAGCGGTTATGTTCGTCGCTTCGAACGCAACGACATCATCGTGGACCTCGGCCGTACTGAAGCCGTGATTCCCTATAAAGAGCAGGTCCCAACGGAAAAATTCCGCGTGAAAGACCGGATCCAGGCCTATGTGGTCGACGTCAAGCGTTCGAGCCGCGGTCCTCAGATCATCATGTCTCGCGCCCATCCCGGATTTTTGGTGGCTCTCTTCAGTCAGCATGTGACCGAAATCTA
Above is a window of Oligoflexus sp. DNA encoding:
- the rpsK gene encoding 30S ribosomal protein S11, yielding MAKATVVKKRKTKKNVPMGVAHIQATFNNTIVTITDLNGEVVAWSTAGAKGFKGSRKSTPFAAQVAAEECARKAMDAGMRSISVLVKGPGSGRESAVRALSAVGLKVNLLKDITPVPHNGCRPPKRRRV
- a CDS encoding DNA-directed RNA polymerase subunit alpha, whose product is MHRNWQDLITPNNVEIAALTDTYGKFIAKPLERGYGITLGNSLRRVLLSSINGAAIVAVRIEGVDHELSTITGVKEDVTDIILNLKQVNIRYLGENDARITLKSKGDGVLRAGDIQASSDVEILNPEQHIATVGEDGSLSMEMIVRHGRGYVSADANRTESIPTGYIVTDSIFAPVRRVAYNVSNARVGQMTDYDKLTLEVWTNAAVRPDDALAYAAKILKEQLTIFINFDESEEVEARGSEETIEARPQLNENLFKTVDSLELSVRAANCLENANIKYIGELVTKTEAEMLKTKNFGRKSLNEIKDILAEMGLSLGMKIDGFDPSMLRQKESESN
- the rplQ gene encoding 50S ribosomal protein L17, which encodes MRHKHGYRKLGRDSDHRRALLRNLATSLITHERITTTLPKAKELRRVVEKMVTLGKKGSLHHRRQAGAYLFEKEAVVKVFGDLATRFKDRQGGYVRILKRGLRVGDGAQMALIEFVDFAPKAKTEAQ
- a CDS encoding LptF/LptG family permease, which encodes MTLFFYVLRDFIKYVVGTLLLCVFLFLLFDFIHKTTRYIPRYNPETGLLIKYYIYFLPSLIIQALPIASLLASVITMVLLSRTNEITAMRAAGMGPLRVGLPIVIGGLGLCVVAVFLGEYILPRWAERMHYVQEVQIERGSETQIAEGARWVKDENVLYNFRDYDPITNVMTGVRVIETGDNFRPKKSLEARLATYRPESTDWLLEDVKILYFWPKGTLSYTERKDVMPVSIPVEPVKLKKERRYPNELSSAELMDTIRKGAASGVDILSYRVELHTKLAFHLAPFVVCLIGLRFGYRSERTMETARGVLLAVAVGMSYWFFLNAARALAKRGVLPPIPAAWSADVILLAYSLINIWNLQRKRI
- a CDS encoding winged helix-turn-helix domain-containing protein gives rise to the protein MAPYRVDRRPAFADRTRLEQIEARLRNWDFCGLVRWADQQTERFTTREEMLVCYARERCKDYEGWQRSMMRLRQRVFKDEWEHLAFRALSLQTGKDLNRVADDLKKALCFPEDLLMQVAWVRAADRLASLQQLDEAWELYACFPSTGAVSEWQRLTELKATIVSYLNGKLDNDTVIGLLRSQGFHWLGTPLAEVYGLAFHLYIASISARWFDQIRLQNQLRKTLDELAHSEDQSQLVAVATYLLNPEQGLGAALWRSQLPDSGVPEPPLFHHVPEMLWLTHCMEGIAKIQKASREQSIPGLKKVLFQQERLGNGLLAACARSRLLGHILHHHPLRREPELMDFWFQELRLLQSMPYNELQSFGALLQAAHQYRQGEFQDCIQILRRARRLSQDRLRRRIVSLWLAHARGRMPRHVPPELAAVSLRLLRYFFAPSLKSLGHSIYMINDVYKVDLGHYPVLNRLLQQILRHPQKTLPTQDVQDLVWRQTASLEGWKQKLRNAVSRLRYQFRFIMAPLVMQSHGTLHLNLEALIFEPMPANLQLERRQEILRALQQGPRSIEGLREMTRIPASTLRRYMRELTDQGLVAADDKANRTVFISVCAAGSKY
- the rimP gene encoding ribosome maturation factor RimP, with amino-acid sequence MNRQQYDKIIDLINPKVAPLGYECVEVEWDGTEETLRVYIDRPEGIKMEDCLRVNDLLIESNELDALVPGDYRLEISSPGIERPLRTREHFSRVIGQKIKVRLNERTQNRMEGAGKLLGIDQDDIVSLELPAGVWNFPFQAIRKANVVFEW